The Abditibacteriaceae bacterium genome includes a region encoding these proteins:
- a CDS encoding S1 RNA-binding domain-containing protein: MAVETGTTAQGTVVRLLNYGVLVRLEDGTQGLVHISEIDNNYVRDVADYFQVDDPVTVKVLAQGERGRVELSVKQALGEGQTLTPRQPSDAPREPRPQAEPGVRRESRASFEEKMGDFTRQSSERLGDLKRNIERKRGGKKLR; encoded by the coding sequence ATGGCGGTTGAAACAGGAACGACGGCGCAGGGCACAGTAGTGCGCTTGCTGAACTACGGCGTATTAGTTCGCCTCGAAGATGGAACGCAAGGTTTGGTTCACATCTCGGAAATCGACAACAACTACGTCCGCGACGTGGCCGATTATTTCCAGGTCGATGACCCGGTTACGGTCAAAGTGTTGGCGCAGGGCGAACGCGGTCGCGTCGAGCTTTCGGTAAAGCAGGCGCTTGGCGAAGGCCAGACGCTCACTCCACGCCAGCCTTCTGATGCGCCGCGCGAACCGCGCCCGCAAGCCGAACCAGGTGTGCGCCGCGAATCGCGCGCATCGTTCGAAGAAAAGATGGGTGATTTTACCCGTCAATCGAGCGAACGCTTGGGCGACCTCAAGCGCAACATCGAGCGCAAGCGCGGCGGCAAGAAACTCCGTTAA
- the rny gene encoding ribonuclease Y, with amino-acid sequence MIPVIAAIVAALLGVGVTYSLLSSQNKAREAEAKTAVADAKTSLADAQKKLLEVDSNLAERAHKLQIEAREEVQREMQRLRETIERETADRRNEVKEAERRLRERESQVERRVKNIDSREKAIDARDAESQKRHEEAALLVEKQKSELERVAQLPVAEARDILLHRIEEESRAEMSRVARRIEDEMREEAEARARKVLALTMQRCAVDQTGETSVSVVQLPSDDLKGRIIGREGRNIRTFEQLSGTDLIIDDTPEAVVVSCFEPLRREVARLALTSLVNDGRIHPARIEDMLNKAKLDVQQKMREAADKATTEVHVRLPKPLMDVFGRLLYRTSYGQNMLSHSMEVATFAGILAAEIGANADVARRAGLLHDIGKALDHEHEGTHIELGTELLKKHKENDHVVRAAMEHHNDVANMSCVESVLVQIADAMSSSRPGARRENVETYIKRLQNLEAIADSFDGVEKAFAIQAGREVRIIVRPEVLDDLSSLRLARDVAGRIQDEMTYPGEIKVTVIRETRSVDYAK; translated from the coding sequence ATGATACCCGTCATCGCAGCCATCGTAGCGGCTTTGCTGGGAGTTGGCGTGACGTATTCGCTGCTCTCGTCGCAAAACAAAGCACGCGAAGCTGAAGCAAAAACCGCCGTCGCCGATGCGAAAACTTCGCTCGCCGACGCGCAAAAGAAACTGCTCGAGGTCGATTCCAACCTTGCCGAACGAGCGCACAAACTCCAAATTGAAGCGCGCGAAGAAGTGCAACGCGAAATGCAGCGTTTGCGCGAAACCATCGAACGGGAGACTGCCGACCGTCGCAACGAAGTGAAAGAAGCCGAACGCCGCTTGCGCGAACGGGAAAGCCAGGTCGAACGCCGTGTCAAAAATATTGATTCGCGTGAAAAAGCGATCGACGCGCGCGACGCTGAATCGCAAAAGCGCCACGAAGAAGCAGCCCTCCTCGTGGAAAAGCAAAAATCGGAACTGGAGCGCGTCGCGCAACTTCCCGTCGCCGAAGCCCGCGACATTTTGTTGCATCGCATCGAGGAAGAAAGCCGCGCCGAAATGAGCCGCGTCGCGCGTCGCATCGAAGACGAAATGCGTGAAGAAGCCGAAGCCCGCGCGCGTAAAGTTCTCGCGTTAACAATGCAGCGTTGCGCCGTTGACCAGACCGGCGAAACCTCGGTTTCTGTTGTTCAGCTTCCGTCCGACGACCTCAAAGGCCGCATTATCGGGCGCGAAGGCCGCAACATTCGCACCTTCGAGCAGCTTTCCGGCACCGACCTTATCATCGACGACACGCCCGAAGCCGTCGTTGTTTCGTGCTTCGAGCCGTTGCGCCGCGAAGTCGCGCGCCTCGCCCTGACTTCGCTTGTCAACGATGGTCGCATTCATCCGGCGCGCATCGAAGATATGCTCAACAAAGCAAAGCTCGATGTGCAGCAGAAGATGCGCGAAGCCGCCGACAAAGCGACAACAGAAGTTCACGTTCGTCTGCCAAAGCCTTTGATGGACGTGTTTGGCCGACTGCTTTATCGCACCTCTTACGGCCAGAATATGCTGTCGCACAGCATGGAAGTGGCGACCTTTGCGGGCATTTTGGCAGCGGAAATCGGCGCCAATGCCGACGTCGCGCGCCGCGCCGGTTTGCTCCACGACATCGGCAAAGCGCTCGACCACGAACACGAAGGCACGCACATCGAGTTGGGCACCGAGCTTCTGAAGAAGCACAAAGAAAACGATCATGTTGTGCGCGCCGCGATGGAGCATCATAACGATGTCGCCAACATGAGTTGTGTCGAAAGTGTTCTCGTTCAAATCGCCGACGCGATGAGTTCGTCGCGTCCGGGCGCGCGCCGCGAAAATGTGGAAACCTACATCAAGCGTTTGCAAAATCTGGAAGCGATTGCCGATAGTTTCGACGGTGTCGAGAAAGCGTTTGCGATTCAGGCGGGCCGCGAAGTGCGAATCATCGTACGTCCCGAAGTGCTCGACGATTTGAGCAGCTTACGGCTTGCACGCGATGTTGCCGGACGAATTCAAGACGAAATGACGTATCCGGGCGAAATCAAAGTTACGGTTATCCGCGAAACGCGTTCAGTTGATTACGCGAAATAA
- a CDS encoding stage V sporulation protein S — protein MDTLRVSSKSKPNTVAGAIAGVVREKGEVEVQTVGAGALNQAMKAIAIARGFVAAGGIDLVCTPSFSDIIIEGNERTAIRLHVTPRNPRH, from the coding sequence ATGGACACCCTTCGAGTTTCCAGCAAAAGCAAACCGAACACAGTGGCAGGCGCCATTGCTGGAGTTGTGCGCGAAAAAGGCGAAGTCGAAGTACAAACGGTCGGCGCCGGTGCGCTCAACCAAGCGATGAAAGCCATCGCCATTGCGCGCGGTTTTGTTGCTGCGGGCGGCATCGACCTCGTTTGCACGCCGAGCTTTAGCGACATCATCATTGAAGGCAACGAACGCACTGCCATTCGCTTGCACGTCACGCCGCGCAACCCGCGCCATTAA
- a CDS encoding diacylglycerol kinase family protein yields MNSDTLLIIANPEAGAHAGRVNRNRLLEVAQKEFERGGLKVEMCFETSRESVVLQAQRGAAQGYRAIVAAGGDGTINAIVNGMMQVRDESPDSTVPLGVLPMGTGNVFAFNMGIKTWREACRVIRLGHTRAVDVGCASLPDGMRKQHFLLMAGIGFDAQVVENTSLRLKYVLRDFAYVLKTLENVVLHRGTDVTLKLDGGKAVNGHFWQVMVGNVASYAWAIRFTQNAQLDDGFIDVCAMPYHNKVASVQQAMQILTGQHVARGVAKYFKTKTVEIESTPPVPVQLDGDEWGQTPVKLGVAAGALRVLAAQDKA; encoded by the coding sequence ATGAACAGCGACACACTTCTCATCATTGCCAATCCGGAAGCGGGCGCGCACGCGGGCCGCGTCAATCGCAATCGGCTGCTCGAAGTCGCGCAAAAAGAGTTCGAGCGCGGCGGCTTGAAAGTGGAGATGTGTTTTGAAACCTCGCGCGAAAGTGTCGTTTTGCAAGCGCAGCGCGGTGCGGCGCAAGGCTATCGCGCCATTGTGGCGGCGGGCGGCGATGGAACGATTAACGCCATCGTCAACGGCATGATGCAAGTGCGCGACGAAAGCCCCGATTCGACTGTCCCTTTGGGCGTTTTGCCGATGGGGACCGGGAATGTGTTCGCGTTCAATATGGGCATTAAAACGTGGCGTGAAGCGTGTCGCGTGATTCGTTTGGGGCACACGCGCGCTGTTGATGTGGGTTGCGCTTCACTGCCCGACGGCATGCGCAAGCAGCATTTTCTGCTGATGGCAGGTATTGGTTTTGACGCCCAAGTTGTCGAAAACACCAGTTTGCGTTTGAAGTATGTGCTGCGCGATTTCGCTTATGTCCTGAAAACGCTGGAGAATGTGGTGCTGCATCGCGGCACCGATGTCACGCTTAAACTCGATGGCGGCAAGGCCGTCAACGGCCACTTCTGGCAAGTGATGGTCGGCAACGTGGCGTCGTATGCGTGGGCAATTCGCTTCACCCAGAATGCTCAACTCGACGACGGATTTATTGACGTTTGCGCGATGCCGTATCACAACAAAGTCGCGTCGGTGCAACAAGCGATGCAAATCCTGACAGGCCAGCACGTCGCGCGCGGCGTAGCGAAATACTTCAAAACGAAAACGGTCGAAATCGAAAGTACGCCGCCGGTTCCTGTTCAGCTCGATGGTGACGAATGGGGCCAAACGCCGGTCAAACTTGGGGTTGCGGCTGGCGCACTCCGCGTTCTGGCAGCGCAAGACAAAGCCTGA
- the larE gene encoding ATP-dependent sacrificial sulfur transferase LarE — protein MIQHKEAKLRETLRSFRRILIAYSGGVDSAYLLSVARAELGDNAVAVIGVSPSLMAEELSEARDLAVQLGIPLREIETHEIDDANYAANPNNRCYFCKSHLFDALQIVAEREGFDAVCDGTNTDDMNEWRPGAQAGTERNIRSPLREADLNKAEIRELSRAANLPTWDKPAMPCLSSRIPYGTAVTREALQMVGKTEGWLRERGIREVRVRHIDANGTLTARIEAAPNEMAAVFALREELAPVAKAAGYDAVVLDLEGYRRGRLNDKIAPQPIALHF, from the coding sequence ATGATTCAACACAAAGAAGCAAAGCTGCGCGAAACTCTGCGCTCTTTCCGTCGCATCCTTATTGCGTATTCGGGCGGCGTCGATTCGGCGTACTTGCTTTCTGTCGCGCGAGCAGAACTGGGCGACAACGCGGTGGCAGTAATCGGCGTTTCTCCGTCGCTGATGGCGGAAGAACTCAGCGAAGCACGCGACCTGGCCGTTCAACTGGGAATTCCGCTGCGCGAAATCGAAACACACGAAATTGACGACGCGAATTACGCCGCGAATCCGAACAACCGCTGTTACTTCTGCAAAAGCCATTTGTTTGATGCGCTGCAAATTGTCGCCGAGCGCGAAGGCTTCGACGCCGTTTGCGACGGTACCAACACCGACGACATGAACGAATGGCGCCCGGGAGCGCAGGCCGGAACCGAGCGCAACATCCGTTCGCCCCTGCGCGAAGCCGATTTAAACAAAGCCGAAATCCGCGAGCTTTCGCGCGCTGCGAATCTGCCGACATGGGACAAACCGGCGATGCCCTGTCTTTCGTCGCGCATTCCGTATGGAACGGCTGTCACGCGAGAAGCCTTGCAAATGGTCGGCAAAACCGAAGGCTGGCTGCGCGAGCGCGGCATTCGCGAAGTGCGCGTGCGCCACATCGACGCAAACGGAACTTTAACCGCGCGCATCGAAGCTGCACCTAATGAGATGGCCGCCGTTTTCGCACTCCGCGAAGAACTCGCGCCAGTTGCAAAAGCCGCCGGTTATGACGCGGTTGTCTTGGATTTGGAAGGCTACCGGCGCGGGCGATTGAACGACAAAATCGCGCCGCAGCCGATTGCGCTGCACTTTTAG
- the mfd gene encoding transcription-repair coupling factor → MQLLELLRSHPSLETVENGATRVLAGAPSPSWGALAARFSFDFNRTCLVVVPDSDAAERTINDLRALAEGGEGDAPTVVAFPIPERAGLEDLEGDRGATQERLAALEAVHRGVTVIVATANALAHPTLPPSESKHGYDEVVKGQTLERDEFLAHLAETGYERVDAVEAPGQFAARGGIVDFYPPADEPIRLELWGDEVDSLRRFDLETQRSTEKIETIRLTPPRELYLTAKRGREAAATLEKILERQREALEIEGEPGAADRLSERAARDIERLRDGAYFPGVGRYRTLLYPDQPTLLEHLPEDALVLWADPYRAESQIGRLVEDDASAREGAAAAGEMLAVALSPFVAYETLRERSAKFAEVELHVPSEVPEQPNALNLDIHLPPSFGGKLEAMLDWIRGHQRRNGFVVLSTAHGRRVREILADGNIGHVHLLDAVNEIHDALVLLMPQRLSAGFEMSAPSLAVPRKSTVLAILTDSEMFGWQRVQPRAGKKKGSAPRPKKDKASALTNLAELREGDYVVHINHGIARYAGVVRQTIAGAENDYLLLEYDGADRLYVPVGQLDRVQKYLGSDSAAPSLTALRGGGWDRTKKKVREEAMMVAKQLSELYAAREQAQKEPISPDTPWQREMESAFPYEETEGQLQAIKDTKMDLESDKPMDRLVCGDVGFGKTEVAVRAAFKVVQDGKQVAVLVPTTVLASQHYQTFSERLAAYPTRIEVISRFRTPGEQRKIIEDTKQGAVDILVGTHRIVQKDVEFRNLGLVIVDEEQRFGVMQKERLKELRKEVDILTLSATPIPRTLHFALGGLREMSLITDPPAGRLPVRTFVTPFKDEVVRGAIERELEREGQVYYVHNRIASIHHIAEKLHQLVPSARIGVGHGQMGEGELEQVMLDFMHHRTDILLSTTIIENGLDLPNVNTLIVDRAELLGLGQMYQLRGRVGRSPRQGYAYFFSGSRGKLNEVAEERFAAMQEHTDLGAGFKIAMRDLEIRGAGDLLGVKQSGGIASVGFEMYTDMLSEAVQTLRHERPIKREELPEADLPVPAFLPDDYVAQESDRLHFYRKMAGIESHEEAKHLQEELRDRFGPLPAPAFNLLRILKIRVHLMHARLRGISKTESEVLVRLKPGDRFKDEDTSAVFTRLNKNFDSRILTNITLRPMEGIAIDVRPLSQMQLLKLVEDMSEALATVRGARLMGI, encoded by the coding sequence ATGCAGCTTCTTGAACTTCTTCGTTCGCACCCTTCGTTGGAAACTGTCGAAAATGGCGCGACCCGCGTTTTAGCGGGCGCGCCTTCGCCATCGTGGGGCGCACTGGCCGCGCGCTTTAGCTTCGACTTCAATCGCACCTGTCTTGTTGTCGTGCCCGATTCCGACGCTGCCGAGCGCACCATTAACGACCTGCGCGCTTTGGCTGAAGGTGGCGAGGGCGATGCGCCAACAGTTGTTGCCTTCCCAATTCCCGAACGTGCTGGCCTGGAAGATTTGGAAGGCGACCGGGGCGCAACGCAGGAACGACTGGCGGCTCTGGAAGCTGTTCATCGTGGCGTCACGGTTATCGTAGCAACCGCGAACGCGCTCGCGCACCCGACACTACCGCCGTCAGAATCGAAGCATGGCTACGATGAAGTCGTGAAAGGCCAAACGCTGGAACGCGATGAGTTTCTGGCGCACCTTGCGGAAACCGGTTACGAACGCGTCGATGCCGTCGAAGCGCCCGGGCAGTTCGCGGCGCGCGGCGGCATTGTCGATTTTTATCCGCCCGCTGACGAGCCGATTCGATTGGAATTGTGGGGCGATGAAGTCGATTCGTTGCGCCGTTTCGATCTGGAAACGCAGCGTTCAACGGAGAAAATTGAAACCATTCGCCTCACGCCGCCGCGCGAGTTGTATCTCACAGCAAAGCGCGGACGCGAAGCCGCAGCAACCTTGGAGAAGATTCTCGAACGCCAGCGCGAAGCGTTGGAAATCGAAGGCGAACCGGGCGCCGCTGACCGCTTGTCCGAACGCGCCGCGCGCGACATCGAACGCTTGCGCGACGGCGCGTATTTCCCTGGCGTAGGACGCTATCGCACGCTGCTTTATCCCGACCAGCCGACGTTGCTGGAACATTTGCCAGAAGATGCGTTGGTATTGTGGGCCGACCCATATCGCGCCGAAAGCCAGATCGGGCGTTTAGTCGAAGATGATGCCTCGGCACGCGAAGGCGCCGCCGCAGCAGGCGAAATGCTCGCGGTTGCACTCTCGCCGTTTGTTGCTTACGAAACCTTGCGTGAGCGTAGCGCAAAATTCGCCGAAGTCGAACTTCATGTCCCGTCCGAAGTTCCCGAACAACCCAACGCCTTAAACCTCGACATTCATTTGCCGCCTTCTTTTGGCGGCAAGTTAGAAGCGATGCTCGATTGGATACGCGGCCATCAGCGGCGCAACGGGTTCGTCGTGCTTTCGACGGCGCATGGACGCCGCGTGCGCGAAATCTTGGCCGACGGAAACATCGGCCATGTGCATTTGCTCGATGCTGTTAATGAAATTCACGACGCGCTGGTTTTGCTGATGCCCCAGCGTTTGAGCGCCGGCTTTGAAATGTCGGCCCCCTCTCTCGCAGTCCCTCGGAAATCGACCGTACTCGCTATTCTCACTGATTCAGAGATGTTCGGCTGGCAGCGCGTTCAGCCGCGCGCGGGCAAGAAAAAAGGCAGCGCGCCCAGGCCCAAGAAAGACAAAGCGAGTGCACTAACAAACCTCGCCGAACTGCGCGAGGGCGATTATGTGGTTCATATCAATCACGGCATCGCGCGTTATGCGGGCGTCGTGCGGCAGACCATCGCGGGAGCAGAAAACGATTATCTTCTGCTGGAATACGATGGCGCCGACCGTTTGTATGTTCCGGTTGGGCAGCTCGACCGCGTGCAGAAATATCTCGGCAGCGATTCAGCAGCGCCTTCGCTCACGGCGTTGCGTGGCGGCGGCTGGGACCGAACAAAGAAGAAAGTGCGCGAAGAAGCGATGATGGTCGCCAAGCAGCTTTCCGAACTTTACGCCGCCCGCGAGCAAGCGCAGAAAGAGCCGATTTCGCCCGATACACCGTGGCAGCGCGAAATGGAATCGGCGTTTCCTTACGAAGAAACCGAGGGACAATTGCAAGCCATCAAGGACACCAAGATGGATTTGGAAAGCGACAAGCCAATGGACCGTCTCGTCTGCGGCGATGTGGGCTTCGGCAAAACCGAAGTCGCTGTTCGTGCCGCTTTTAAGGTTGTGCAGGACGGAAAACAAGTTGCGGTTTTGGTTCCAACGACTGTGCTGGCCTCCCAGCATTATCAGACATTCTCCGAACGATTGGCGGCGTACCCGACGCGCATCGAAGTGATTTCGCGCTTTCGCACGCCGGGCGAACAACGCAAGATCATCGAAGACACCAAGCAAGGCGCGGTCGATATTCTCGTCGGCACGCATCGCATTGTGCAGAAGGATGTCGAGTTTCGTAATCTCGGTTTGGTGATTGTCGATGAAGAGCAACGCTTCGGCGTGATGCAGAAAGAGCGCTTGAAGGAGCTGCGTAAGGAAGTCGATATTCTTACGCTGTCGGCAACGCCAATTCCGCGCACCCTGCATTTCGCGCTCGGCGGCTTGCGCGAAATGTCTTTGATTACCGATCCGCCTGCGGGACGCTTACCGGTTCGCACCTTTGTCACACCGTTTAAAGACGAGGTCGTGCGCGGCGCGATTGAGCGCGAGCTGGAACGCGAAGGTCAGGTTTATTACGTTCACAATCGCATCGCGAGCATTCATCACATCGCGGAAAAGCTGCACCAACTCGTTCCTTCGGCGCGCATTGGTGTCGGACACGGGCAGATGGGCGAAGGCGAACTGGAACAGGTGATGCTCGACTTCATGCATCACCGTACCGACATTTTGCTTTCGACCACCATTATTGAAAACGGTTTGGACTTGCCTAACGTGAACACGCTGATCGTTGACCGCGCTGAATTGCTGGGCTTAGGCCAGATGTATCAGCTACGCGGGCGCGTCGGGCGTTCGCCGCGTCAGGGCTACGCGTATTTCTTCTCTGGTTCGCGCGGCAAGTTAAACGAAGTTGCGGAAGAGCGCTTTGCTGCGATGCAGGAACACACCGATTTAGGTGCGGGCTTCAAGATCGCGATGCGCGATTTAGAAATTCGCGGTGCGGGCGATTTGCTCGGCGTGAAGCAGAGCGGCGGCATCGCGTCGGTTGGTTTCGAGATGTACACCGATATGCTTTCGGAAGCGGTGCAAACGTTGCGTCACGAGCGGCCAATCAAGCGCGAAGAATTGCCCGAAGCCGACTTGCCGGTTCCCGCATTCTTGCCCGACGATTACGTCGCGCAGGAAAGCGACCGTTTGCATTTCTATCGCAAGATGGCGGGCATCGAAAGTCACGAGGAAGCCAAGCATCTACAGGAAGAACTACGCGACCGTTTCGGCCCGTTGCCCGCGCCTGCGTTTAACCTCCTCCGCATTTTGAAAATTCGCGTCCACTTAATGCACGCGCGACTGCGGGGAATCTCGAAAACCGAAAGCGAAGTTCTGGTGCGTCTCAAACCGGGCGACCGCTTCAAAGACGAAGATACGTCCGCAGTCTTCACGCGACTAAACAAGAACTTCGATTCACGCATTCTCACCAACATTACCCTACGCCCGATGGAAGGCATCGCAATTGATGTGCGGCCACTATCGCAAATGCAGTTACTAAAACTGGTTGAAGACATGAGCGAGGCACTCGCCACAGTGCGCGGCGCACGCTTGATGGGAATCTAA
- a CDS encoding DUF3072 domain-containing protein has translation MSRVNIPEEVSTNDPAGAYEAPPGEEGTNAVKDPSDWTTGNEPMTGAQKSYLKTLSDQAGEQFDDSLSKADASRRIDELQQKTGRGADS, from the coding sequence ATGTCACGAGTAAATATCCCTGAAGAGGTTTCGACCAACGACCCGGCGGGCGCTTACGAAGCACCTCCAGGCGAAGAAGGCACGAATGCCGTCAAAGACCCCAGCGATTGGACAACCGGCAACGAACCGATGACCGGCGCGCAAAAGTCGTATCTCAAAACGCTGTCCGACCAAGCGGGCGAACAATTCGACGATTCGCTTTCCAAAGCCGATGCAAGCCGTCGCATCGACGAACTGCAGCAAAAGACCGGGCGCGGCGCCGATTCGTAA
- the rpsR gene encoding 30S ribosomal protein S18 — protein MRMNTRPKPFNKNKKIKKASYSAEFIAGLNYKSPSQLKRFISERGKIQSRRNTGLTAAQQRIVAEHIKRARFMALLHYTADQQAR, from the coding sequence ATGAGAATGAACACGCGGCCAAAGCCGTTCAACAAAAATAAGAAAATCAAAAAGGCGTCTTACAGCGCCGAATTCATCGCCGGGCTGAACTACAAAAGCCCGTCGCAATTGAAGCGTTTCATCTCGGAACGTGGCAAAATCCAGTCGCGCCGCAACACCGGCCTCACCGCCGCTCAGCAGCGCATCGTCGCCGAACACATCAAGCGCGCACGCTTTATGGCGCTCTTGCATTACACCGCCGACCAGCAAGCACGCTAG
- the ssb gene encoding single-stranded DNA-binding protein, which yields MASYNKIIIVGRLTRDPELRYTAGGLAVTKFAVAVDRRFKNQQGERVTDFFDCSAFRQTAEFVSNYVTKGRMVLVEGSIEFNEATSQDGQKRRYTNVIADNVQTLDSQRDGGEGGAPGGGGGFQRNAGGNAGGNAGGGNDGGYFPDEDAPAPSPAPRAQASQGGQGAGRPAPAPRPAAAAGGAAAPQQPRRPVEPAYPEDDFDDSDPFADQ from the coding sequence ATGGCATCGTACAACAAGATCATCATCGTTGGTCGTCTGACCCGCGACCCCGAACTGCGCTACACCGCTGGTGGGCTCGCCGTTACCAAATTCGCTGTTGCGGTTGATCGCCGCTTCAAGAATCAACAGGGCGAGCGCGTCACCGACTTCTTCGACTGCTCCGCGTTTCGTCAGACCGCTGAATTCGTTTCCAACTATGTGACCAAAGGCCGCATGGTTTTGGTCGAAGGCAGCATCGAGTTCAACGAAGCCACGAGTCAGGACGGGCAGAAGCGTCGTTACACCAACGTGATTGCGGATAACGTGCAAACGCTCGATTCGCAGCGTGATGGTGGCGAAGGCGGCGCACCCGGTGGTGGCGGTGGATTCCAGCGCAACGCCGGTGGCAATGCAGGCGGCAACGCCGGTGGTGGCAACGACGGCGGATATTTCCCCGACGAAGACGCTCCGGCACCCTCGCCCGCACCGCGCGCGCAGGCATCGCAAGGTGGGCAGGGCGCAGGACGTCCGGCACCCGCGCCTCGTCCGGCAGCCGCAGCAGGTGGAGCCGCCGCTCCGCAGCAGCCGCGTCGTCCGGTCGAACCAGCGTATCCGGAAGATGATTTCGATGATAGCGATCCGTTCGCGGATCAATAA
- the rpsF gene encoding 30S ribosomal protein S6 → MKRLAEENNTVTETEEAPSAEATETVATAEAPVSSEGAEETTGQTDESATDAASDNAAGEGASEPAVSESRSAGSTVELNDVLSSGGEEAGPRKEVEGGRSYEIIYIARIGDESATEATVQRVRELIDGKGGAIDNIRSTEARRLAYPINGENDGIYYVVNARFVPTHMSEIDRFFKLEESVVRHMVLRED, encoded by the coding sequence GTGAAACGATTGGCAGAAGAAAATAACACTGTGACCGAGACCGAAGAGGCTCCGTCCGCCGAAGCAACGGAAACCGTTGCAACCGCCGAAGCACCCGTTTCTAGTGAGGGTGCCGAGGAAACAACAGGTCAGACCGACGAGTCTGCAACCGACGCCGCCAGCGACAACGCTGCAGGCGAAGGCGCATCCGAGCCTGCTGTGAGCGAAAGCCGCAGCGCCGGCAGCACCGTTGAACTCAACGATGTCTTGTCGTCGGGTGGCGAAGAAGCTGGCCCACGCAAAGAAGTCGAGGGTGGCCGTTCTTACGAAATCATTTACATTGCCCGCATTGGTGATGAAAGTGCGACCGAAGCAACGGTTCAACGCGTGCGTGAACTCATCGACGGCAAAGGTGGCGCGATTGACAACATTCGCTCGACCGAAGCCCGCCGCCTGGCTTACCCGATCAATGGCGAAAACGACGGAATTTATTACGTTGTAAACGCACGCTTTGTCCCCACGCACATGAGCGAAATCGACCGCTTCTTCAAATTGGAAGAAAGCGTCGTTCGTCACATGGTTTTGCGCGAAGACTAA
- a CDS encoding Gfo/Idh/MocA family oxidoreductase, with translation MSEVKVGIIGAGIGQAHLKGYLQVPEARVVAICDQNQERARKLAADYDIEVEIYGSHHEMIEKAGLDAVSVGVPNTLHRPIAVDCLDAGLHVLCEKPLAMSAADGQLIADAAARAGKKCMVGQVNRFRADSLFLKERIVAGELGEIYYSHVGWLRKKGIPGYGGWFTTKALSGGGPLIDIGVHMLDIAWWLAGCPKPVTVSGSTYAAFGPLKKGIGAWGQHNLDGTYDVEDLAAAMIRFDNGLTINLEVSWALHSRKDSQWCQLYGKEGGAEWGIDGKEHAAIFKTENEGNFSMTAEPSSTDAWKGQTGHFVRSILNDTTPDPDVNQGVQMMKMLDGIYESAAKGHEVEISQA, from the coding sequence ATGAGCGAAGTCAAAGTTGGCATTATCGGCGCGGGCATTGGCCAGGCGCACCTGAAGGGCTATTTGCAGGTTCCCGAAGCGCGTGTCGTCGCGATTTGCGACCAGAACCAAGAGCGCGCGCGCAAGCTGGCGGCTGATTACGACATTGAAGTTGAAATTTACGGCAGTCATCACGAGATGATCGAAAAGGCCGGTCTGGATGCGGTTTCGGTTGGCGTCCCTAACACACTGCACCGCCCGATCGCCGTTGACTGCCTCGACGCTGGCCTCCATGTTCTCTGTGAAAAGCCACTTGCCATGAGCGCTGCGGACGGACAACTCATCGCTGACGCCGCCGCACGCGCAGGCAAGAAATGTATGGTCGGCCAAGTGAACCGTTTTCGTGCCGATTCCCTTTTTCTGAAAGAGCGCATCGTCGCAGGCGAACTGGGAGAAATCTACTACTCGCACGTTGGCTGGCTGCGTAAGAAAGGCATTCCCGGTTACGGCGGCTGGTTCACGACTAAGGCGCTTTCCGGCGGCGGCCCGCTCATCGACATCGGCGTCCATATGCTCGACATCGCATGGTGGCTAGCCGGTTGCCCCAAGCCCGTGACGGTTTCTGGTTCGACCTACGCAGCCTTCGGCCCGCTTAAGAAGGGCATTGGTGCGTGGGGCCAGCACAACCTCGACGGCACCTACGACGTGGAAGATTTAGCCGCCGCCATGATTCGTTTCGACAACGGCCTGACGATTAACCTCGAAGTTTCGTGGGCGTTGCATTCGCGCAAAGACAGCCAGTGGTGCCAGTTGTACGGCAAAGAAGGCGGAGCCGAATGGGGCATTGACGGCAAAGAGCACGCGGCCATTTTCAAAACCGAGAACGAAGGCAACTTCTCGATGACAGCAGAACCTTCATCAACCGACGCATGGAAAGGCCAAACGGGCCATTTCGTTCGCAGCATTCTCAACGACACCACGCCCGACCCCGACGTAAATCAGGGCGTGCAAATGATGAAGATGCTCGACGGCATTTACGAATCGGCGGCCAAGGGTCACGAAGTCGAAATTTCACAAGCCTAA